The Campylobacter curvus genome includes the window AGTTGTTTTACACGCTCTTTAGCATTATTCGTCGCATTGTCCATCGCTTGCATCCTCGCACTATGCTCGGCAGCAAGTGAATCAATCAAAGAATAATACATACTGTATTCAAAATATTTTGTTAATAATTCATCCAAAATTTTAGAATAATTATCCTCAGGCTCGAATTCCATCAAAGAATTCGTCTCTACGCCGATGATCTTGGACGGCTCAATAGGCACGATGTCATTTACTCTGATTTCTTGAGAGATCATATTTTTATAGCCGTTGTGGACTAAAATAACCTTGTCTGTGACCCCGTTCACGAAATCATCTATGGCATCTTTGATGATATTTTGTGCTTTCTCGTAAGTCGGAGAAGAACTAGCGCCTATATACGTCTCAAGCAGATCTACACCTTGAAAATTAAAAAATTCTATGCCTTTTTTGCCGACGGCACGTAAGCGAACTTTAATCTTCTTGGCTTTAAATTCATCTATCATATGCCTTACGGTTTTAATGGTCTGGACGTTAAATCCACCGCAAAGCCCCTTATCAGCGGTAACGAATATGATATCAACCTTTTCGATATTTTCTTTGATATCGAAAAATTTACTCTCGGAAACGACCGAAGCGTATTGATTTATCTTATAAGCTATCTCTGATAAAACTTCATTGATCTTAAGCGCATAGACCCTGGAGTAGCGTGCCGCCTCTTCCGCTTTTCTAAGCTTGGCGGTAGAGACGAGCTTCATCGCACGCGTCGTCTTTTGAGTGTTTTGGACGCTCTTGATCTTTCGTTTTATATCTTTTAAATTTGACATGTTTTAGCCTTATGCGACCGAGAAAGTCGCTTTAAAGTCTTTCAGTGCCTTATGTAAAAGCTCTTCTATCTCTTTATCAAGAACTTTTTTCGTCCTGATTTGTTCGAAAATTTCAGGATATTTTGCCTCTATATATGGATAAAGCTCCGCTTCAAATTTTGTAACACTGGCTGTCGCGATATCATCAAGATAGCCTTTAGATCCGGCAAATATGATGACGACTTGATTTTCGACCGACAAAGGAGAATACGGAGGCTGTTTAAGCACTTCGACCATCTTTTGTCCGCGCTCTAGCTGCTTTCTTGAGCTCTCGTCAAGGTCGCTTGCAAATTGAGCGAACGCTTGAAGTTCGCGATATTGCGCCAAGTCAAGCCTTAAATTACCAGAAACTTGCTTCGTCGCTTTTATCTGAGCCGCACCACCGACACGTGAGACTGAAAGTCCGACGTTGATCGCAGGACGGATACCGGAGTTAAAAAGATCGCTCTCAAGGAAAATTTGCCCGTCGGTGATAGAAATGACGTTTGTCGGGATATATGCCGAAACGTCGCCCGCTTGCGTCTCGATGATAGGCAAAGCCGTAAGCGAACCGGCGCCCAAAGCGTCATTTAGCTTACTGGCGCGTTCCAAAAGGCGTGAGTGTAGATAAAATACGTCACCAGGATAAGCTTCGCGGCCAGGTGGGCGGCGCAAGATCAAAGACATCTCGCGATATGCGACGGCATGCTTTGATAGATCATCATAGATGATTAGCGCGTGGCGTGAGTTGTCACGGAAGTATTCGCCCATCGTTACGCCAGCATACGGTGCGAGATATTGAAGCGCAGCGGCATCAGACGCACCGGCATTTACGACTATCGTGTAGTCCATAGCGCCATATTCTTCGAGTTTTTTAACGACTTGTGCGACGGTTGATTGTTTTTGTCCGATGGCAACGTAAATACAAATGACGTCTTGTCCTTTTTGATTGATGATAGTATCTATCGCGACGGTCGTTTTGCCGGTTTGACGGTCACCGATAATCAGCTCACGTTGCCCGCGGCCGATCGGCACAAGTGCGTCGATGGCCTTGATACCGGTTTGTAGCGGCTCATGGACTGATTTTCTAGCCATGATACCTTTGGCTTTTTCCTCGACGAAGCGAGTTTCGGTAGCTTCGATCGGTCCTTTTGCATCGATCGGTTCACCAAGTGAATTTACGACGCGTCCGATCAAAGCATCGCCGACAGGGACGCGTAAAAGCTTTTTAAGCCTTTTAACAGAGCTTCCTTCGGTTATACCGCTAGTTTTGCCTAAAATAACGATACCTACGCTACTTTCTTCAAGGTTGAGAGCCATGCCTTTTTCGCCGCCCTCAAATTCTACCATCTCGCCGGCCATGATATTTTTAAGACCATAAACATTTGCGACACCGTCAGCGACAGAGATGACTTTGCCTGTTTCTTCGACGTCGACGCTTAGATCAAAATTTTCGATTCGCTCTTTGATTATAGCGCTAATTTCGTCAGCTTTAATTTTTGCACTCACGCTTTTACTCCTTTTTAAATTGCTTTTAATATATATTCACTCATTTGGGTTTTGAGCCTATCCATAGAAAAGCTCGCCTCGACTCCCAAATCGTCCAGCTCTACCTTGATACCGTTGTAGTCGCTCTTTGAGCCCTCAAGCTTGACCTTAGCATCAAAGCGCTTCGAAAATTTATCTTCAAGGGCGCTTAATTGCTCGCCATTTAGCTCAAAATTTCCATAAACGCTACCGTGATAGATATTATCCAGCAACGCTTGTTCGCTCTTTATCTCGTTTAGTATGGCTGGTATGAGGCTAAGCCTTTTGTTCGCTCCAAGCAGCTTGATGAAATTTTTGAAATTTTCACTTGGATCTTGCACTAAAGATAGTATAAATTCCGCTTTTGCGGAATTTTTCAAGGTAGGAAGGCTTATTATATTTCTAAATTTTTCTATTTCAAAAGCAGCTGAAATTTCACTGAGGTTTGATATAAATTTAGCCAGTTGGGCGGAATTTACATCGCTCAAAATGGCTTTGACATATTTTTTTGCTACTACTTCATTCATCAGCCGACCTTTTTAAGTATGATATTTATGAGCTCTTTTTGATCGACTTTTAGGCTGTCGCTGGCAAAAATATCATTTAAAATTTCGCTCACGACATTTTTTGTAGTCTTGCGCTCCTCGAAGTCTTTTTGATCTTTAAAGCTTTTTTGGATATTTGCCATCTCAAGCTCAGCGTCTTTTTTCACCTTTTGGGCTAAATTTACCGCCTCTTTCCTGGCCGTTTCGACTAGACTGCTCGCATTTAGTTTCGCCTCTTCGACACGTTTTAAGGCATCGTCTTTTTTGAGCTTTGAAGCGCGAAGCTTTTCTTGGATACTTTCCAATTTGGCCGCTATCTTGTCTATCCTGCTTTGATAGAGATCTTTTAGAGGCTTAGCGATGAAATACAGCAAAATTCCAAAAAATAATAGAAAATTCAGAGCTCTTTCGATGATATCGTAGTTCGCTCCGCCATGCTCGCTAGCAAAAGCAAAAAATGGCAAAACAAGAAGTAAAATTTTGATCCTCATAAGACTCCTTTAAATTTTAGCCAGCTTGGCGTTTAACGCCGCTTTAAGCTCGGGCAATCTCGAAGACAGATCGGCTTTAAGCTCGTCTTTTTGAGTACTTAAAGCATTCAAAAACGCTTCATAATCCGCCTCAAGTGCAGACTTTTTAGCCTCGATCTCTTTAAGCGCAGCCTCTTTTGCCGCACTAAGCGCATCTTGTCTTATTTTGTTGGCTTCGGCTCTGGCGTTTAATATGATATTTTCGATCTCCTTTTCATGCACGCTAAGATCGCTTGCATTTTTGCTCGTATTCTCCTCGTCCTCCTTTATAGACGCATTTCTATCGTCCATAAATTTGAGCATAGGTTTATAAAGCAGAGGATTTAAAATAGCGATTAGAGCCAAGAAAACGACAGCCGTCAAGATGACTAGAGGCACATCTATCTCTAACATTCACTCTCCTTACTTAATTATTAAGTTTCATTTAAAAACTAAAATCGGAGCTGATTTTACAATAAAATTGTAAAAAATAAAATTAAATTTAAAATTTTATTTCAGCTTATCTATAAATTTTTCGATCTGCGTCG containing:
- the atpG gene encoding ATP synthase F1 subunit gamma, with amino-acid sequence MSNLKDIKRKIKSVQNTQKTTRAMKLVSTAKLRKAEEAARYSRVYALKINEVLSEIAYKINQYASVVSESKFFDIKENIEKVDIIFVTADKGLCGGFNVQTIKTVRHMIDEFKAKKIKVRLRAVGKKGIEFFNFQGVDLLETYIGASSSPTYEKAQNIIKDAIDDFVNGVTDKVILVHNGYKNMISQEIRVNDIVPIEPSKIIGVETNSLMEFEPEDNYSKILDELLTKYFEYSMYYSLIDSLAAEHSARMQAMDNATNNAKERVKQLNLAYNKARQESITTELIEIISGVESMK
- the atpA gene encoding F0F1 ATP synthase subunit alpha gives rise to the protein MSAKIKADEISAIIKERIENFDLSVDVEETGKVISVADGVANVYGLKNIMAGEMVEFEGGEKGMALNLEESSVGIVILGKTSGITEGSSVKRLKKLLRVPVGDALIGRVVNSLGEPIDAKGPIEATETRFVEEKAKGIMARKSVHEPLQTGIKAIDALVPIGRGQRELIIGDRQTGKTTVAIDTIINQKGQDVICIYVAIGQKQSTVAQVVKKLEEYGAMDYTIVVNAGASDAAALQYLAPYAGVTMGEYFRDNSRHALIIYDDLSKHAVAYREMSLILRRPPGREAYPGDVFYLHSRLLERASKLNDALGAGSLTALPIIETQAGDVSAYIPTNVISITDGQIFLESDLFNSGIRPAINVGLSVSRVGGAAQIKATKQVSGNLRLDLAQYRELQAFAQFASDLDESSRKQLERGQKMVEVLKQPPYSPLSVENQVVIIFAGSKGYLDDIATASVTKFEAELYPYIEAKYPEIFEQIRTKKVLDKEIEELLHKALKDFKATFSVA
- a CDS encoding FoF1 ATP synthase subunit B' translates to MLEIDVPLVILTAVVFLALIAILNPLLYKPMLKFMDDRNASIKEDEENTSKNASDLSVHEKEIENIILNARAEANKIRQDALSAAKEAALKEIEAKKSALEADYEAFLNALSTQKDELKADLSSRLPELKAALNAKLAKI
- a CDS encoding F0F1 ATP synthase subunit B; its protein translation is MRIKILLLVLPFFAFASEHGGANYDIIERALNFLLFFGILLYFIAKPLKDLYQSRIDKIAAKLESIQEKLRASKLKKDDALKRVEEAKLNASSLVETARKEAVNLAQKVKKDAELEMANIQKSFKDQKDFEERKTTKNVVSEILNDIFASDSLKVDQKELINIILKKVG
- a CDS encoding F0F1 ATP synthase subunit delta codes for the protein MNEVVAKKYVKAILSDVNSAQLAKFISNLSEISAAFEIEKFRNIISLPTLKNSAKAEFILSLVQDPSENFKNFIKLLGANKRLSLIPAILNEIKSEQALLDNIYHGSVYGNFELNGEQLSALEDKFSKRFDAKVKLEGSKSDYNGIKVELDDLGVEASFSMDRLKTQMSEYILKAI